Proteins from a single region of Amycolatopsis sp. CA-230715:
- the pcaH gene encoding protocatechuate 3,4-dioxygenase subunit beta gives MVTPAPQRLALPKYRRDPDGTHPPLDSPDYRSTRLRHPKQPLVLMPQRLTEVTGPLLGPGRLGEHDNDLTRGHAGEPQGQRIVVTGRLLDGDGRPVRNSLVEIWQANAAGRYRHTGDRWPAPLDPNFDGVGRTLTDDDGRYEFTTVKPGAYPWKNHDNAWRPAHIHFSVFGTAFTQRLVTQMYFPDDPLFAQDPIFNSVPDAKARQRMISRFDLDRTEDHWALAFQFDIVLRGREASVFEEEEDDDE, from the coding sequence ATGGTGACACCGGCGCCGCAGCGGCTCGCGCTGCCGAAGTACCGGCGCGATCCCGACGGGACCCACCCGCCGCTCGATTCGCCGGACTACCGCTCCACGCGGCTGCGGCATCCGAAGCAGCCGCTCGTGCTGATGCCGCAGCGGCTCACCGAGGTCACCGGCCCGTTGCTGGGACCGGGCAGGCTCGGCGAGCACGACAACGACCTCACCCGAGGGCACGCGGGCGAACCGCAGGGGCAGCGGATCGTGGTCACCGGGCGGCTGCTCGACGGGGACGGCCGTCCGGTGCGGAACTCCCTGGTGGAGATCTGGCAGGCGAACGCGGCGGGCCGGTACCGGCACACCGGCGACCGGTGGCCAGCGCCGCTCGACCCGAACTTCGACGGGGTCGGCCGCACGCTCACCGACGACGACGGCCGGTACGAGTTCACCACCGTCAAACCGGGCGCCTACCCGTGGAAGAACCACGACAACGCGTGGCGGCCGGCGCACATCCACTTCTCCGTGTTCGGCACCGCGTTCACCCAGCGCCTGGTGACGCAGATGTACTTCCCCGACGATCCGCTGTTCGCGCAGGACCCGATCTTCAACTCGGTGCCGGACGCAAAGGCGCGGCAGCGGATGATCTCGCGGTTCGACCTCGACCGCACCGAGGACCACTGGGCGCTGGCCTTCCAGTTCGACATCGTGCTGCGCGGGCGCGAGGCTTCGGTGTTCGAAGAAGAGGAGGATGACGACGAATGA
- a CDS encoding amidohydrolase family protein: MIDAHHHLWDPSRREYPWMTGEAMDPIRRAYTVDDLKAVADGITATVLVQTVSSDVETDEFLEIAAAEPLIAGVVGWVDLTSPSVADRLAELAEAGPLVGVRHQAEGEQDSEWLARDDVRRGLSALADAGLAYDLLVRIDQLPAAAAAADALPGLRFVLDHAAKPPIASGRWEPWAGALSALAERENVSCKLSGLVTEADWAHWSVGHLRRHTEHILDTFGPRRLLFGSDWPVCELAAAYPVVLEAALSLTGSLSDTERAEVFVHSAQRVYGLNV; this comes from the coding sequence ATGATCGACGCGCACCACCACCTGTGGGACCCGTCGCGGCGCGAGTACCCGTGGATGACCGGCGAAGCGATGGACCCGATCCGCCGCGCCTACACCGTCGACGACTTGAAAGCGGTGGCCGACGGGATCACCGCGACCGTGCTCGTGCAGACGGTTTCGTCCGATGTGGAGACCGACGAGTTCTTGGAAATCGCGGCAGCCGAACCCCTGATCGCGGGTGTCGTCGGCTGGGTCGACCTCACCTCGCCGTCGGTCGCGGACCGGCTCGCGGAGCTGGCCGAGGCGGGCCCGCTGGTCGGTGTCCGCCACCAGGCCGAGGGCGAGCAGGACTCGGAATGGCTCGCCCGCGACGACGTGCGGCGCGGGCTTTCCGCACTCGCCGACGCGGGTCTCGCCTACGACCTGCTGGTGCGGATCGACCAGCTCCCCGCCGCCGCGGCTGCCGCGGATGCCTTGCCAGGACTGCGTTTCGTGCTCGACCACGCCGCCAAGCCGCCCATCGCGAGCGGCCGGTGGGAACCGTGGGCCGGTGCGCTGTCCGCGCTCGCCGAACGGGAAAACGTGTCGTGCAAGCTTTCCGGCCTCGTCACCGAGGCCGACTGGGCACACTGGAGTGTCGGGCACCTCCGCCGCCACACCGAGCACATTCTCGACACGTTCGGGCCGCGGAGGCTGCTGTTCGGTTCGGACTGGCCGGTGTGCGAGCTGGCCGCCGCCTATCCCGTCGTCCTCGAGGCGGCGCTGTCGCTGACCGGCTCGCTGTCCGACACCGAACGCGCCGAGGTGTTCGTCCATTCGGCACAACGGGTGTACGGCCTGAACGTGTAA
- a CDS encoding ANTAR domain-containing protein, protein MAKLGAGRGKREDAVTTTNNREERAEIGPALLERLLQQLKSTVPGLLGASLNATASHGRRLAATGFGAEIDALQRETGEGPTLYAATEQEATTSDDITADDRWPALAGKLAGHDGTIAAVSVAGSWDDEGPIVLTIYLDHAPTPDDLRRVEEIEPVVAMSAALIDYCADETLRGDQLLKMVENRRVIEQAKGMIMAVRHCDAGTAFGSLVAASQHFNVKLRDLAVAAVEHVGQAPAEAEPQEVLGYGHDHAPASEAARRAAELMWAALRA, encoded by the coding sequence GTGGCTAAGCTGGGAGCGGGCCGGGGAAAGCGAGAGGACGCCGTGACCACCACCAACAACCGCGAAGAACGCGCCGAGATCGGACCCGCCCTGCTGGAGCGGCTTCTCCAGCAACTGAAGAGCACCGTTCCGGGGCTGCTCGGCGCGTCGCTCAACGCCACCGCGTCCCACGGCCGCCGCCTCGCCGCCACCGGTTTCGGGGCGGAAATCGATGCGTTGCAACGGGAAACCGGCGAGGGCCCGACGCTGTACGCGGCCACCGAACAGGAAGCCACCACCTCCGACGACATCACGGCGGACGACCGCTGGCCCGCGCTCGCCGGGAAGCTGGCCGGCCACGACGGCACGATCGCCGCCGTTTCCGTGGCGGGGAGCTGGGACGACGAGGGCCCGATCGTGCTGACGATCTACCTCGACCACGCGCCGACCCCGGACGACCTCCGCCGCGTCGAGGAGATCGAGCCGGTGGTCGCGATGTCCGCCGCGCTCATCGACTACTGCGCGGACGAAACCCTGCGCGGCGACCAACTGCTGAAGATGGTGGAGAACCGCCGCGTGATCGAACAGGCCAAGGGCATGATCATGGCGGTCCGCCACTGCGACGCGGGCACCGCGTTCGGTTCGCTCGTCGCGGCGAGCCAGCACTTCAACGTCAAGCTCCGCGATCTCGCGGTCGCCGCCGTGGAACACGTCGGCCAGGCCCCCGCCGAGGCCGAACCCCAAGAGGTCCTCGGCTACGGCCACGATCACGCGCCCGCGAGCGAGGCGGCGCGCCGGGCGGCCGAACTCATGTGGGCCGCGCTACGCGCCTAG
- a CDS encoding CoA transferase subunit A: MAKILSLAEAVGELVHDGDTVAMEGFTHLIPVAAGHEIIRQRRRDLTLVRMTPDIVYDQLIGAGCARKLVFSWGGNPGVGSLHRFRDAVQHAWPVPLEIEEHSHAGMANRYVAGASGLPFAVLRGYTGTDLPAQTDTIKPITCPFTGERLTAVPALNPDVTIVHAQRADSSGAVQMWGITGVQKEAVLAAKRSLVTVEEIVDELEPKPGAVVLPSWAVTAVAEVPFGARPSYAAGYYERDNGAYQAWDTIGRDREEFAKWLAGVRA, encoded by the coding sequence ATGGCCAAGATCCTGTCCCTCGCCGAAGCCGTCGGCGAGCTGGTGCACGACGGGGACACCGTCGCCATGGAGGGGTTCACGCACCTCATCCCGGTGGCGGCGGGCCACGAGATCATCCGCCAGCGCCGCCGTGACCTGACCCTGGTGCGGATGACCCCCGACATCGTCTACGACCAGCTGATCGGCGCCGGCTGCGCGCGGAAGCTGGTGTTCTCGTGGGGCGGCAACCCCGGTGTCGGCTCGCTGCACCGGTTCCGCGACGCGGTGCAGCACGCGTGGCCGGTGCCGCTGGAGATCGAGGAGCACAGCCACGCCGGGATGGCGAACCGGTACGTCGCCGGGGCGTCCGGGCTGCCGTTCGCCGTGCTGCGCGGCTACACCGGCACGGACCTGCCCGCGCAGACCGACACCATCAAGCCGATCACCTGCCCGTTCACCGGTGAGCGGTTGACCGCGGTGCCCGCGCTCAACCCCGACGTCACGATCGTCCACGCGCAGCGCGCGGACTCCTCCGGCGCGGTGCAGATGTGGGGGATCACCGGTGTGCAGAAGGAAGCCGTGCTCGCGGCGAAGCGCAGCCTGGTGACGGTCGAGGAGATCGTCGACGAGCTGGAGCCGAAACCCGGCGCGGTGGTGCTGCCCTCGTGGGCGGTCACGGCGGTCGCCGAGGTGCCCTTCGGCGCGCGCCCGTCCTACGCGGCCGGTTACTACGAGCGGGACAATGGCGCGTACCAGGCATGGGACACGATCGGACGGGACCGCGAGGAGTTCGCGAAGTGGCTGGCGGGAGTGCGGGCATGA
- a CDS encoding WhiB family transcriptional regulator, translated as MADTSRLPTPVAETWEWQRHGNCRNLDSAVFFHPDGERGFARSDRVARAKQICRSCPVIVECRHHALTAEEPFGVWGGLDETERKDAINRRRHLPQAV; from the coding sequence ATGGCGGACACGTCACGACTGCCGACCCCGGTCGCGGAGACCTGGGAGTGGCAGCGGCACGGCAACTGCCGCAATCTCGACAGCGCGGTGTTCTTCCACCCCGACGGCGAGCGCGGGTTCGCCAGGTCCGACCGGGTCGCCAGGGCCAAGCAGATCTGCCGGTCCTGCCCGGTGATCGTGGAATGCCGCCACCACGCCCTGACCGCCGAAGAACCGTTCGGCGTCTGGGGCGGCCTCGACGAGACCGAGCGAAAGGATGCCATAAACCGCCGCCGCCACCTCCCCCAAGCTGTCTAG
- the pcaD gene encoding 3-oxoadipate enol-lactonase codes for MARRCSSTCDGLRARGARVSLYYVEDGPSDGVPVVLSGSIGSDHRMWEPQVKPLAARGFRVIRPDHPGHGKSPVPVGPCSIADVVEGLLGLLDDLGVAKAHLVGLSLGGMAGMWLGAHRPDRITSLTLCCTSAKLGPPERWAERAATVLAEGTGAVADAAVGRWVTPAYAERNPETVAMLRAMVAGTPAAGYAACCAAIEHMDLTGDLPRIAVPTLVISGAEDPATPPDHGELIADGIPGARFEIVEGAAHLGSYEQHERFTALILDRVGA; via the coding sequence ATGGCGAGACGGTGTTCTTCGACCTGTGACGGTCTTCGAGCGAGAGGTGCGCGTGTGAGCCTGTACTACGTCGAGGACGGCCCGTCCGACGGCGTCCCGGTGGTGCTGAGCGGATCGATCGGCAGCGATCACCGGATGTGGGAACCGCAGGTGAAACCGTTGGCAGCGCGCGGTTTCCGGGTGATCCGGCCCGATCATCCCGGGCACGGGAAGTCGCCGGTGCCCGTGGGGCCGTGTTCGATCGCCGACGTCGTGGAGGGCCTGCTCGGCCTTCTCGACGACCTCGGCGTGGCGAAGGCGCACCTGGTCGGGCTGTCGCTCGGCGGGATGGCGGGCATGTGGCTCGGCGCCCACCGGCCGGACCGGATCACGAGCCTGACGCTGTGCTGCACCTCGGCGAAGCTGGGCCCGCCAGAGCGGTGGGCCGAACGCGCGGCGACCGTGCTCGCCGAGGGCACCGGCGCCGTCGCGGACGCCGCCGTCGGGCGCTGGGTCACCCCCGCTTACGCGGAGCGGAACCCGGAGACGGTGGCGATGCTCCGCGCCATGGTCGCGGGCACCCCTGCCGCGGGCTACGCCGCGTGCTGCGCGGCGATCGAGCACATGGACCTGACCGGCGACCTGCCGAGGATCGCGGTGCCGACACTGGTGATCTCCGGCGCCGAAGACCCGGCGACCCCGCCGGACCACGGCGAGCTAATCGCGGACGGGATTCCCGGCGCGCGCTTCGAGATCGTCGAGGGCGCCGCGCACCTGGGCAGTTACGAACAGCACGAGCGGTTCACGGCACTGATCCTGGACCGGGTGGGAGCGTGA
- the shbA gene encoding RNA polymerase sigma factor ShbA — MTAARTRISSAHSAEAGSADLALPGFTQPVTHPRAGQRLTKEQLDPLVEDAAAENPGAVQALLELIRPMVARYCRARMGGRDLSYLSADDVAQEVCLAVLKALPTYQDRGGSFLYLVHAIAANKVADAYRLVSRDRSDPVPELPEQPLADNEPETHALRTDLGSRLNRLLGRLPQTQQEILALRIAVGLSAVETAEALGISPGNVRVTQHRALTRLRAMVNADEEF, encoded by the coding sequence ATGACAGCAGCGAGAACCCGGATCAGTTCCGCCCACTCCGCCGAAGCAGGCAGCGCCGATCTCGCGCTGCCCGGTTTCACCCAGCCCGTCACGCACCCCCGCGCCGGCCAGCGGCTGACCAAGGAACAGCTGGACCCGCTCGTCGAGGACGCCGCCGCCGAGAACCCCGGCGCCGTCCAAGCGCTGCTGGAGCTCATCCGCCCGATGGTCGCCAGGTACTGCCGCGCCAGGATGGGCGGCCGCGACCTGTCGTACCTCTCCGCCGACGACGTCGCGCAGGAAGTGTGCCTCGCCGTGCTGAAGGCGCTGCCGACCTACCAGGATCGCGGCGGTTCCTTCCTCTACCTCGTGCACGCGATCGCCGCGAACAAGGTCGCCGACGCCTACCGCCTCGTCTCGCGGGACCGGTCCGACCCGGTACCCGAACTGCCCGAACAACCGCTCGCGGACAACGAGCCGGAAACCCACGCACTGCGCACCGATCTCGGCTCGCGGCTCAACCGCCTGCTCGGCCGACTTCCCCAGACCCAGCAAGAAATCCTCGCGCTGCGCATCGCCGTCGGGCTCTCCGCCGTCGAGACCGCCGAGGCGCTCGGCATCTCCCCCGGCAACGTCAGGGTCACCCAGCACCGCGCGCTCACCCGGCTGCGGGCGATGGTCAACGCCGACGAGGAGTTCTGA
- a CDS encoding HesB/IscA family protein, with the protein MLAMTDAAAEAISALTAQQGGDDAAGLRFAVQSQEEEGAQLALSMAPAPEDGDQVLGTEAGAKVFLEPQAAAFLDDKVLDVQQDDQGQLNFAVMPQPQQEPPVQA; encoded by the coding sequence ATGCTCGCCATGACTGACGCCGCCGCGGAGGCGATCAGTGCGTTGACCGCCCAGCAGGGCGGGGACGACGCCGCTGGTCTGCGCTTCGCGGTGCAGAGCCAGGAAGAAGAGGGCGCCCAGCTCGCGCTGTCGATGGCACCGGCCCCCGAGGACGGTGACCAGGTACTGGGCACCGAGGCGGGTGCCAAGGTGTTCCTCGAGCCACAGGCCGCGGCGTTCCTCGACGACAAGGTGCTCGACGTCCAGCAGGACGACCAGGGGCAGCTGAACTTCGCGGTGATGCCGCAGCCGCAGCAGGAGCCTCCCGTCCAGGCGTGA
- a CDS encoding ANTAR domain-containing protein — MGSYARTEREEIELRLTDLQGELDGLRRALRTRATIEQAMGVLIVAQRCTPQQAFRSLVRFSQQHNIKLHRVAQMLVRLAAKVETGQLEPLLSRAADSVVLEPESTTESDENLGWPDDELIEIAKALIQATEPGAAGRAQLALHRLLVGRGWIPPYEVLADLSDD; from the coding sequence TTGGGGTCTTACGCCCGGACCGAGCGCGAGGAGATCGAGCTGCGGCTCACCGATCTCCAAGGGGAGCTCGATGGGCTGCGGCGCGCGCTGCGCACGCGCGCGACGATCGAACAGGCGATGGGCGTGCTCATCGTCGCGCAGCGGTGCACACCGCAGCAGGCTTTCCGTTCACTGGTGCGGTTTTCCCAGCAGCACAACATCAAGCTGCACCGGGTCGCCCAGATGCTGGTGCGGCTGGCGGCGAAGGTGGAGACCGGCCAGCTCGAACCGCTGCTGAGCCGCGCGGCGGATTCGGTGGTGCTGGAACCGGAAAGCACCACCGAGTCCGACGAGAACCTCGGGTGGCCGGACGACGAACTGATCGAGATCGCGAAGGCGCTCATCCAGGCCACCGAACCGGGCGCGGCGGGACGGGCGCAGCTCGCTTTGCACCGCCTGCTCGTCGGGCGCGGCTGGATCCCGCCCTACGAGGTGCTCGCCGACCTCAGCGACGACTAG
- a CDS encoding CoA-transferase subunit beta — protein MTGTDYSADEMMSVAAARALGDGMTCFVGIGLPSTAANLARRTHAPDLTLVYESGCLGAKPSKLPLSIGDGELADTADAVVSVPEVFNYWLQPGRIDVGFLGAAQLDKFGNINTTVIGSDYREPKVRLPGAGGAPEIAASCREVFVVLRQSARAFVERVDFVTSFGHGTGKGDRERLGLPGAGPTLVVTDLGLLRPDPETSELTLTEVHPGVGIDDVVEATGWRLKIDPDVKTTPAPTEEELTLLRELKKAGE, from the coding sequence ATGACCGGAACCGATTACAGCGCCGACGAGATGATGAGCGTGGCCGCGGCGCGCGCGCTCGGGGACGGGATGACCTGCTTCGTCGGGATCGGCCTGCCCAGCACCGCGGCGAACCTCGCCCGCCGGACGCACGCGCCGGACCTGACGCTGGTGTACGAGTCGGGGTGCCTCGGCGCGAAGCCGTCGAAGCTGCCACTGTCCATTGGGGACGGTGAGCTGGCGGACACCGCGGACGCCGTGGTGAGCGTGCCCGAGGTGTTCAACTACTGGTTGCAGCCCGGCCGCATCGACGTCGGCTTCCTCGGCGCCGCGCAGCTCGACAAGTTCGGCAACATCAACACCACCGTGATCGGTTCGGACTACCGCGAGCCCAAGGTGCGGCTGCCGGGTGCCGGTGGCGCGCCGGAGATCGCCGCTTCCTGCCGCGAGGTGTTCGTGGTGCTGCGGCAGTCCGCGCGGGCCTTCGTCGAGCGCGTCGACTTCGTGACCTCGTTCGGCCACGGCACGGGCAAGGGCGACCGGGAACGGCTCGGCCTCCCCGGCGCCGGGCCCACGCTCGTGGTCACCGATCTCGGGCTGTTGCGCCCCGACCCGGAAACCAGTGAACTGACCTTGACCGAGGTGCATCCCGGTGTCGGGATCGACGACGTGGTCGAGGCGACGGGATGGCGGTTGAAGATCGATCCCGATGTCAAAACCACACCGGCGCCGACGGAAGAGGAGCTGACCCTGTTGCGAGAGCTGAAGAAGGCGGGCGAATGA
- a CDS encoding thiolase family protein, which produces MSSQAYVLDAVRTPFGRYGGALAKVRPDDLAAGVLRALSTRTAFDPSEVDEVLLGDANAAGEDNRNVARMAALLAGWPTSVPGATVNRLCGSGLEAAVQASRAIEVGDASLVVAGGVESMSRAPWVMLKPERAFPNGHQTMHSTTLGWRMVNPAMPERWTVSLGESTEALADSYGIGRESQDAFALRSHLNAAKAWDEGFYDSHVVAVDGVDLQRDEGIRPDSDPAKLGKLKPAFRPQGTVTAGNSSPLNDGASAVLLGGEATANRLGVTPLARIAGRGAAGVDPDVFGIGPVKAAEIALARAGIGWGDLAAVELNEAFAAQSLACLADWPELDPEIVNVNGGAIAIGHPLGASGGRVLGTLAHELRRRGGGWGLAAICIGVGQGLAVVLEA; this is translated from the coding sequence ATGAGTAGCCAGGCTTATGTGCTGGACGCGGTCCGCACGCCGTTCGGGCGGTACGGTGGCGCGCTGGCGAAGGTGCGTCCCGACGATCTCGCCGCGGGCGTGCTGCGCGCGCTGTCCACGCGGACGGCGTTCGATCCGTCCGAAGTGGACGAAGTGCTGCTCGGCGACGCGAACGCCGCGGGCGAGGACAACCGGAACGTGGCCAGGATGGCGGCGTTGCTGGCCGGCTGGCCGACGTCGGTGCCGGGCGCCACGGTGAACCGGCTGTGCGGGTCCGGCCTGGAAGCGGCGGTACAGGCGAGCAGGGCGATCGAGGTCGGCGACGCGTCGCTGGTGGTCGCGGGCGGCGTCGAGTCGATGAGCAGGGCGCCGTGGGTAATGCTCAAGCCGGAGCGCGCGTTCCCGAACGGCCACCAGACGATGCACTCGACGACGCTGGGCTGGCGCATGGTCAACCCGGCGATGCCGGAGCGCTGGACGGTTTCGCTCGGCGAGTCCACCGAAGCGCTCGCCGATTCCTACGGCATCGGCAGGGAAAGCCAGGACGCGTTCGCGCTGCGCAGCCACCTCAACGCCGCGAAGGCGTGGGACGAGGGGTTCTACGATTCGCACGTGGTCGCCGTCGACGGCGTCGACCTCCAGCGCGACGAGGGCATCCGCCCCGACTCCGATCCGGCCAAGCTCGGCAAGCTGAAGCCCGCCTTCCGTCCACAAGGGACGGTCACGGCGGGGAACTCGTCACCGCTCAACGACGGTGCCTCCGCGGTTCTCCTCGGCGGCGAGGCCACGGCGAACCGGCTCGGCGTGACACCGCTGGCGAGGATCGCCGGGCGCGGCGCGGCGGGCGTCGACCCCGACGTGTTCGGCATCGGACCGGTCAAGGCCGCCGAGATCGCGTTGGCGCGGGCCGGGATCGGCTGGGGCGACCTCGCCGCGGTCGAACTGAACGAGGCCTTCGCCGCGCAGTCGCTGGCCTGCCTCGCGGACTGGCCCGAACTCGACCCCGAGATCGTCAACGTCAACGGCGGCGCGATCGCGATCGGCCACCCGCTCGGCGCCTCCGGCGGACGCGTTCTCGGCACGCTCGCGCACGAACTGCGCCGCCGAGGCGGCGGCTGGGGCCTCGCCGCCATCTGCATCGGCGTAGGCCAGGGCTTGGCCGTGGTACTGGAAGCCTAG
- the pcaG gene encoding protocatechuate 3,4-dioxygenase subunit alpha yields MSTPSQTVGPFLSIGLPWEDGPDVVAIDEPGAIWIRGTVFDGEGEPVPDALVETWQADAEGRFDHPDDPRDAKSRDFRGFGRCPTDERGAYGIRTVVPGALPGQAPHIDVSVLARGLLSRVVTRIYFEDVDSDGDPVLAVVPAERRHTLIAKRTEDGYRFDVRLQGDGETVFFDL; encoded by the coding sequence ATGAGCACGCCTTCGCAGACCGTCGGGCCGTTCCTGTCGATCGGGCTGCCGTGGGAGGACGGGCCGGACGTCGTGGCGATCGACGAGCCGGGCGCGATCTGGATCCGCGGCACGGTGTTCGACGGCGAGGGCGAGCCGGTGCCGGACGCACTCGTGGAAACCTGGCAGGCGGACGCCGAAGGCCGGTTCGACCATCCCGATGACCCGAGGGACGCGAAATCGCGGGACTTTCGCGGCTTCGGCCGGTGTCCCACCGATGAGCGCGGCGCGTACGGCATCCGCACCGTGGTGCCGGGCGCGCTGCCCGGTCAGGCGCCGCACATCGACGTGTCGGTGCTGGCGCGCGGGCTGCTGAGCCGGGTGGTCACGCGCATCTACTTCGAAGACGTGGACAGTGACGGCGATCCCGTGCTCGCCGTGGTGCCCGCCGAGCGCAGGCACACCCTGATCGCGAAGCGGACCGAGGACGGGTACCGCTTCGACGTGCGGCTGCAGGGCGATGGCGAGACGGTGTTCTTCGACCTGTGA
- the pcaC gene encoding 4-carboxymuconolactone decarboxylase: MGSYEDGMRVRREVLGDAHVDAAVAKTTEFTAPFQEYITTAAWGSVWTRDGLDRRTRSCLTLALLTALHCHDELAMHVRAAIHNGLTPAEIGEVLLHTGVYAGVPAANKAFAVAQHTLAELGETAATGEPDG; this comes from the coding sequence ATGGGCAGCTACGAAGACGGCATGCGCGTGCGCCGCGAAGTGCTCGGCGACGCGCACGTCGACGCGGCGGTGGCGAAGACGACCGAGTTCACCGCGCCATTCCAGGAGTACATCACCACCGCCGCGTGGGGTTCGGTGTGGACGCGCGACGGTCTCGACCGGCGCACCAGGAGCTGTCTCACGCTCGCACTGCTCACCGCGCTGCACTGCCACGACGAACTGGCCATGCACGTGCGCGCGGCGATCCACAATGGACTCACCCCGGCCGAGATCGGCGAGGTGCTGCTGCACACCGGTGTCTACGCGGGCGTGCCCGCCGCCAACAAGGCGTTCGCCGTGGCGCAACACACCCTCGCCGAGCTGGGGGAGACGGCGGCGACCGGCGAACCCGACGGTTAA
- a CDS encoding GtrA family protein, producing MTTARWVGHHLPHRQAPAARRRHHRLGEHLVLYVVAGGVTTAMQAGLFLLLRPWLDSVLANLAAIAVTTAVNTEFHRRVTFADSESTANWRRVQSVLTFAFYAGYGSVVLTVLQALVVSPSANLEAVVLAVASTLGGLARFVLLRWWVFTRHTPRT from the coding sequence ATGACCACCGCCAGGTGGGTGGGCCACCACCTTCCGCACCGGCAGGCACCGGCCGCCCGGCGCCGCCACCACCGGCTCGGCGAGCACCTCGTGCTCTACGTCGTCGCCGGCGGCGTGACCACCGCGATGCAGGCGGGCCTGTTCCTGCTCCTGCGGCCGTGGCTCGATTCGGTGCTCGCCAACCTCGCCGCGATCGCGGTGACCACCGCGGTCAACACCGAGTTCCACCGCAGGGTCACCTTCGCCGACAGCGAGAGCACCGCGAACTGGCGCCGCGTCCAATCGGTGCTGACGTTCGCCTTCTACGCCGGTTACGGCTCGGTCGTGCTCACCGTTCTGCAGGCGCTCGTCGTCTCACCCTCTGCGAATCTCGAAGCCGTCGTGCTCGCCGTCGCGAGTACCCTCGGCGGACTGGCCCGCTTCGTACTGCTTCGGTGGTGGGTGTTCACCCGCCACACGCCGCGCACCTGA
- a CDS encoding 2-hydroxyacid dehydrogenase: MHDSPIIAVTRQVPEAALEVLRTAGEISLSEADRPLTPDELRAQVAGASAIVSMLHDRVDGSVADAAGASLRVVANVAVGYDNLDVAALDARGITVTNTPGVLTEATADLTFALLLAVTRRIGEGERLLRAKRPWSFHLGFMLGAGLQGRTLGIVGLGQIGQAVARRAKAFGMEIVYSGRSKVDERVEGELGARRVGFGELLANSDVVSLHCPLTPETRHLIDADALRAMKPSAYLVNTTRGPVVHEAALAEALARKEIAGAALDVFEHEPEVDPGLLDLDAVVLAPHLGSATVETRTEMAVLAAKNVAAVLRGDPALTPVVPRS, translated from the coding sequence GTGCACGATTCCCCGATCATCGCGGTGACCAGGCAAGTTCCCGAGGCGGCGCTGGAGGTGCTGCGGACGGCGGGCGAGATTTCGCTCTCCGAAGCCGATCGCCCGCTCACCCCGGACGAACTTCGGGCTCAGGTGGCGGGCGCGTCCGCGATCGTGAGCATGCTCCACGACCGCGTCGACGGCTCGGTCGCGGACGCGGCGGGCGCCTCGCTCCGGGTGGTGGCGAACGTCGCCGTCGGTTACGACAACCTCGACGTCGCCGCGCTCGACGCGCGCGGCATCACGGTGACGAACACCCCGGGCGTGCTGACCGAGGCCACCGCCGACCTCACCTTCGCGCTCCTGCTCGCGGTGACGCGGCGCATCGGAGAAGGCGAGCGCCTGCTGCGCGCGAAACGGCCGTGGTCGTTCCACCTCGGCTTCATGCTCGGCGCCGGGCTGCAGGGCAGGACGCTCGGCATCGTCGGCCTCGGCCAGATCGGGCAGGCGGTGGCACGGCGCGCCAAGGCGTTCGGCATGGAGATCGTCTACTCCGGACGGTCCAAAGTGGACGAGCGGGTGGAGGGAGAACTCGGCGCGCGACGGGTCGGGTTCGGCGAACTGCTGGCGAACTCGGACGTGGTGTCCTTGCACTGCCCGCTCACCCCGGAGACGCGGCACCTGATCGACGCGGACGCGCTGCGCGCGATGAAACCGTCCGCCTATCTCGTCAACACGACGAGGGGCCCGGTCGTGCACGAGGCGGCGCTCGCGGAAGCGTTGGCGCGCAAGGAGATCGCGGGTGCGGCGCTCGACGTGTTCGAGCACGAGCCCGAGGTCGACCCCGGTCTGCTCGACCTCGACGCGGTCGTGCTCGCACCGCACCTGGGTTCGGCCACCGTCGAAACTCGCACGGAGATGGCCGTGCTGGCGGCGAAGAACGTCGCCGCCGTGCTGCGGGGCGACCCGGCGCTCACCCCGGTCGTCCCGCGCTCCTGA